Genomic segment of Ewingella sp. CoE-038-23:
GACGGGAAATCCTGCTGCTTGGAAATCAGGTTGATCACGTCGAGACGCAGGCCATCCACCCCTTTTTCCGCCCAGAATTGGCAGATCTTTTTCAGTGCTTCGCGTACCGGCGGGTGCTCCCAGTTAAGGTCCGCCTGCTCGCTGGCGAACAGATGCAGATAGTACTGCTCGCTCGCCTCGTGCCACTGCCACGCGCCGCCGCCAAACTTGGAACGCCAGTTATTTGGTGGACCTCCGGCGCTGTCGGCATCGCGCCAGATGTAGTAATCGCGATAAGGACTGGCGGGATCTTGTGCCTGTTTAAACCACTCGTGATGGGTCGACGAGTGGTTAAACACCATATCCATAACAATGCGGATCCCGCGGCGATGGGCTTCGGTGGTTAAATTTTCGAAATCTTCCAGCGTACCGTAATCCGGGTCGATAGCGCAGTAGTCGGCTACGTCGTAGCCGTTATCAACCTGCGGAGAAACGTACATTGGCGTTATCCACAGCGCATCAACGCCGAGGGTTTTCAGGTAGTCCAGACGGCGGGTGATACCGTTGATATCCCCCATGCCGTTGCCGGTGGTGTCCTGAAAACTCTTCGGGTAAATCTGGTAAATCACGCCGTTTTTCCACCACGGCAATTCACTGCTCATCGTCTTATCCTTTTCTTAATGCGTCATCTTTTACTAAACAATCGCCAGCTCGCCTTTACGCGCTTTACGCTTGTAAACCAGTACCGTCAGAATGATTGGAATGACGGTAGCGACCAGCATTGCCAGTGCGAATACGCCCCAGAACTGCGGTTTAATGGACAGAATGCCCGGCAGGCCGCCAACGCCGATACCGTTAGCCGTGACGCCGCTCAGGCCACAAATCAGGGAGGCCACTGCGGAGCCAATCATCGCGCAGAGCATTGGGAAGCGGTATTTCAGGTTGATACCGTACATCGCCGGTTCGGTTACGCCGAGGAAGGCGGAGATGGCGGCCGGGACTGAAACTTCGCGCTCGTTGTGTTTCTTAGAAGCAATAATGATGCCGACTACCGCCGCCGCCTGCGCGATGTTGGAGATAGCAATCAGCGGCCAAACTGGCGTGCCGCCGGTGCTCTGCACCATCTGCATGTCGATAGCCAGCGTAGTTTGGTGCACGCCGGTGATAACCAGAGGTGCATAGAGGAAGCCAAACAGGGCGGCGCCGATCGGTGCGAAGCTGCCGGTCATCACGGCTTTCACAGCCCATGCCACGCCATCACCAATCATGCGGCCGAATGGACCAATCAGGGTGTGGGCCAGGAACACGGCGAGGATCAGCGACACCACTGGCACGATCACCAGATAGAGGTAGTTCGGCACGATTTTCTTCAGGGCGTTTTCGATAATGGCTAATGCCATACCCGCCAGCATAGAAGGAATGACCTGCGCCTGATAACCCACTTTCTCAATAGTGAACCAGCCGAAGTTCCACACTTCAGGAATTTGCTGGCCGAGGTTGTAGGAGTTCATCAGCTGTGGGGAAACCAGCGTGATACCCAGCACGATACCGAGGATCTCGGTGCCGCCCATTTTCTTCACCGTGGACCAACAGACCGCCACTGGCAGGAACATGAAGATGGCTTCACCCAGCAACCACAGGAAGTCGTAGATGGTTTTCCACATCGGGTGCATCTGGGCCAATGTCTGACCGCCGCTCATCGGGATATCACCGATGACGTTGCGGAAACCTAAAATCAAACCGCCGCTGATAAGAGCGGGCAGCAGGGGGAAGAAGATCTCAGCGAAGTGCGAAATGCCGCGCTCCACCCAGCTCATGTTCTGGCGGGCAGCCACCTTGGCGGCCTCTTTGCCGGTGTCATCTTTACCACTGCTGGCGATCAGGGCTTTGTAGTAATCGTCAACTTCAGGACCAATAACCACCTGGAACTGTCCGGCATTGGTGAAACACCCTTTGACCATTGGCAACTCTTCAATGGCTTTCGGATCGGCTTTCTCTGGATTATTTAATACGAAGCGCAGGCGGGTAATACAGTGCGTGACCGTGGCGATATTTTCGCTTCCGCCGACCAGCTCTATTAGCCGATTAACAGCTTGCTGATTTACTTTGCTCATGGATTGACCTTATGTTCCCTTTGTACCTGACGCTAAGGAGGAGCCAAGGACGCTAGGGATATTGTGATTGTCGTTAGGGTACATTTCGACCTTTAGCATAGCCAAAGGGATGGGAACTTGTCCGGGAACGTTCCCGGTTTTAAGCGGTAGATCACAATTTTTCTGCATGGCTCAAAGTGAGGTATTCAGCTGGCCAATTGGCCGGGAATAATAATTTGCCTTAAGTCGGTTTTTTGGCTGAGTTGGGTGAGTAATTGGCGGGCAGCGGATTCGCCCCCCTTGCCATAACCCAGCTCGACCGAGAAGGTATTAGGGAAGAGGAAGCGGAGCAGGGGGTTGTTACCAATGCCGCACACCTGAACGCCGCTAACGTTCTGTTGTTGCAGGTATTTCTGTGCACCGAGCGCAATGGTGTCGGAGGCGCAAATCACCGCGTCGGTCTCAGGGAGCAAGACTTGAGAAATCAGCTCGAAGCCGCTTTCATAGTTCAGTTTGCCCAGAGCCATATGTGGCGTCAGGCCATGTTCCGCGCAGTAGCTTTGGTAAGCCTGAAAACGCAGCTGGCCGGTGGTGGTATCTTGCGGCGAGACGCCGATAAAGCTTATCTGCCGATGGCCTTTTTCCAGCAGGGTATCCATCAACAGGCGCACCGCGCCCGCGTCGTCATAGCAAACCGAAGAAAACTGCGGCATTTCGCGCGCCATCATCACCAGATTGTCCTGCCAGCCTTGCAGCATCGCGGCTTCTAACCCGGAGAAGCCAAACAGCACCACGCCGTCGATATTTCTCTGCTTCAGCACCTGCAAATGCTCTTGCACCCGTTCGGCGCTGAACTGGCTTTCCATCACAATAGGGTCGTAACCCTGCTCGTAAAATAGCGGCAGCATGGCGCGCACTGCCTGATTCTCAGAGGGAGAATCAAGGCGCGACACGATGATCGCCACAATCTTATCGCTGAACCCGCGCATCGCCCGCGCCGACTTCGACGGACTGAAATTATGCTGCTCAATCACCGCCAGCACCCTTTCGCGCGTGCGTGGGCTGACGTTGCCTTCATGGTTTAGCACGCGTGAAACGGTAGATTTACCGACCCCGCTCAGGCGGGCAATGTCATTAATGGTCAGGCGATTTTGCATGATTTTAGCGCTAATGATTGATCAGGTTTATGTTTGGTTGCAGTTAACCAGCGTAAACTGCGGGCGTTTGATAACCGCTGTATGCCAATTTGCCGATGAGCTGATGGTTTTGCTCAGCCGATGAATTGTAATACCGGACGGGTATCTTTTCCTAAACGTTCCTTACCGGAGATAAAAACCTAATGGGACCCGACCCCAATTCTGTAGGTCCGTTGTGATCCGGTAAGCATCCGCTTTTTAGCTACTGCTTACCGTGACACTAACGCTTGAAAAAGTGCTGTACAGGTAAGCGGTGGCGATCGATTTTCGTTCGTCCCCCCAATTTTAATTTATCCAATCCCCTGCACGGGCTAGCCACGCCTGCGTGTTGCAGTGGGACGGGTTTTGCTTTTGCCATGCCTAAATTTTAGATTCTGGGCGCAACAAAGGGTCGAACGATGTTCAAAACTATTACTCAACGGCTGCTCAATGCACTAAGCCGTAACTTACCACGCCGTCTGGTTCGCCGTGATCCCCTGCTGGGTGATGCATTGCAACAAAATGTGCACGGCGGCAAAACGCAGGAAATTCCTGCCAGTATCGCCAATCACAGCCTGAAGTGCGCCCGCGCGACGGAAGATCAGCTCTATCTGCAATTTGGCAGTCATCCTGAAGGGCTGACCGGCCCCGAGGTCGAGGCTATCCGCGAGCGCGTGGGCTTCAACCAGACTGACGATCAGCAGCCCGCGCCTTGGTGGCAGCACCTGTGGCACTGCTATCGCAACCCGTTCAACCTGCTGCTCACCGTGTTGGGGCTGGTCTCTTACGCCACCGACGACCTGACGGCGGCCTTGGTGATTGGCGCGATGGTGCTGATCTCCACCTTGATGCACTTCATTCAGGAAGCGCGCTCGAACCGCGCGGCGGACGCGCTGAAAGCCATGGTCAGCAACACCGCCACCGTGCTGCGCAGCGATGCTGAAACTGGCCGCAGTGAAACCTGCGAAGTGCCCATCAGCCAGCTGGTGCCGGGCGACCTGATTAAGCTTTCCGCCGGGGATATGATCCCTGCCGACTTGCGCATTCTGTCGGCCAAAGATCTGTTTATCAGTCAGGCCGCGCTGACCGGGGAGTCCCTGCCGGTCGAGAAGCAGGCCAACAGCCGCATGCCCGCCAATACCGACCCGCTGGAGCAGGATACCCTGTGCTTTATGGGCACTAATGTGGTCAGCGGCACGGCGATGGCCATTGTGATTGCCACCGGCGGCGAAACGTGGTTTGGCCAGCTGGCCGAGCGCGTGACGCAGGAAGAGACGCAGCCGAACGCCTTTCAGGCCGGGATCAGCAAAGTCAGCTGGCTGCTGATTCGCTTCATGATGGTGATGACCCCTATCGTGCTGGTGATCAACGGCTACACCAAGGGCGACTGGTGGGAAGCGGCGCTGTTTGCGCTCTCCGTGGCCGTGGGCCTGACCCCAGAAATGCTGCCGATGATTGTCACTTCGACGCTGGCGAAAGGCGCGGTTAAGCTTTCAAAACAGAAGGTTATCGTTAAGCGTCTGGACGCCATTCAGAACTTTGGCGCCATGGACATTCTCTGCACCGACAAAACCGGCACCCTGACGCAGGATAAAATCGTTCTCGAGCGCCACACCGACGTGCTCGGCGTCACCAGCGATGAAGTGCTGCACTTGGCGTGGCTCAACAGCCATTATCAGACCGGCCTGAAAAACCTGCTCGACGTGGCGGTGCTGGAGCGCGGTGACATTGCCAATGCGCGCAACTCATTGAAAGTCGATGAGATCCCGTTCGACTTCGACCGCCGCCGTATGTCAGTGGTGGTGTCTGACCATGCCGACAGCCATCGCCTGATTTGTAAAGGCGCGCTGGAAGAGATGCTGTCGATTTGCACCTTAGTGCAGCTCAACGGTGAGATTGTGCCGCTGACCGATGTGCTGCTGGCGCGCATTCGCCGCATTACCGATGACCTCAACCAGCAGGGGCTACGCGTGGTCGCCGTGGCGCACAAAGTGATGCCATCGCGCACCCAGGGTTACGGCATTAATGATGAATCCAGCCTGATTCTGGCCGGTTACATTGCCTTCCTTGACCCACCAAAAGAGAGCACCGCGCCTGCGCTGAAAGCCTTAAAAAACAAAGGCGTGACGGTGAAAATTCTTACCGGCGACAACCCGCTGGTGGCACGTAAAGTCTGTAAAGACGTCGGGCTGAAAGTGGATGAGATCCTGATTGGCAGCGATATCGAAAGCATGGATGACGCCCAGCTGCTGGCGGCGGCGGAGAGCACCACGGTGTTCGCCAAACTGACCCCGATGCACAAAGAACGCATCGTGCGCGTGCTGCGCGACAAAGGCCACGTGGTGGGCTTTATGGGTGACGGCATCAATGATGCTCCGGCGCTGCGCGCGGCGGATATCGGTATTTCAGTAGACTCGGCGGTGGATATCGCCAAAGAAGCGGCTGACATCATCTTGCTGGAAAAGAGCCTGATGGTGCTGGAGCAGGGCGTGACCGAAGGGCGTAAAACCTTCGCCAACATGCTGAAATATATCAAGATGACCGCCAGCTCCAACTTCGGCAACGTCTTCAGCGTACTGGTCGCCAGCGCCTTTCTGCCGTTCTTGCCAATGTTGCCGTTGCACCTGTTAATTCAGAACCTGATTTATGATGTGTCTCAGGTGGCTATCCCGTTTGATAACGTGGACGAAGAGCAGCTCGCCAAGCCGCAGAACTGGAACGCCGGGGATATCGGCCGCTTTATGGTTTTCTTCGGGCCGATCAGTTCAGTGTTCGACATTCTAACCTTCAGCCTGATGTGGTGGGTGTTCAAGGCCAACACACCGGAAATGCAGACCCTGTTCCAGTCCGGCTGGTTTATCGAAGGCTTGCTGTCGCAGACGCTGATTGTGCATATGATCCGCACCCGCAAAGTGCCGTTTATCCAGAGCCGCGCCTCGTGGCCGCTGTGCGTGATGACCCTGTTGGTGATTGTCACCGGTATCGGCCTGATCTACACCCCAGCCGCCGGATTCCTGCAATTGCAGGCGCTGCCGCTGAGCTACTTCCCGTGGCTGATCCTGATTCTGGCGGGGTACATGGTGCTGACCCAAACAGTGAAAGGCTGGTTTGTTCGCCGCTACGGCTGGCAGTAACCGCGCGTTGTTAAGCTTAAGGCGGTGATTGTTAACTCAATCACCGCCTTTTTATTACACAAAGGCTATAGTTAATCCTTTACGATTCAGCAGGCTATGTCAGTCTGCTTTACCTCTAAGGGATCTTGCCAATGCCATTGCCATTCCGTCGTTCCTTATTTGCCTCGTCGTTACTCCTTGCTATCAGCGCCTCGGCCTTTGCCGCACCCGCCGGGAATTTGCCCCTTATGCCTTGGCCGCAGCAGGTTGAAGTGGCCCCGCAGGCCGGAAAATGGGTGGTGGACAACAGCCTGTCGGTGGCGGTCAGCGGAGACAATCTCGGCGCTATTCCCCAGCGTTGGCGTGAGCGCATTGAGCAGCAGACCGGCTGGACGCTCCGGCCGCAGCCGACCGACGGCAAGCAGAGCAAAATTCAGGTAGTGATCAAACATAAAGTAGACGCCCTGCCGAAGCCGGACAGTGACGAAAGCTATGATCTTGACGTCACGCCGCAGGGCGCGACCATTACCGCCAACAGCCGATTTGGCGCGCTGCACGGCATGGAAACCCTGCTGCAATTGCTGCAAAACGACGGCGAAAACACCTTCCTGCCACTGGTAAAAATTAACGACAACCCGCGCTTTGCGTGGCGCGGCGTGCTGCTGGACTCCGCGCGGCACTTCCTGCCGATAAGCACCATTAAGCGCCAGCTCGACGGCATGGCCGCCGCCAAGCTGAACGTTTTGCACTGGCATTTGACTGACGATCAGGGCTGGCGCTTCGCCTCCGAGCACTATCCGAAGCTGCAACAGTTAGCCAGCGACGGCGAGTTCTACACCGTGGCTGAAATGAAAGACGTGGTGGCCTACGCCACTGCGCTGGGTATTCGCGTGGTGCCGGAAATCGACATGCCGGGCCACGCCTCGGCGATTGCCGTCGCCTATCCTGAGCTGATTAGCGCCCCCGGCCCTTACCAGATGCAGCGCGAGTGGGGCGTACACGAGCCAACACTCGACCCTTCCAACGAGCAGGTTTACAAATTTGCCGACACCATCGTTGGCGAGCTGACCGCCATCTTCCCCGACCCTTATTTGCATATTGGCGGCGATGAAGTGAAAGACACCCAGTGGGTGAATTCTCCGGCGATTCAGGCTTACATGAAGAAGCATAATATTGCCGACAGCCACGCGCTTCAGGCCGCGTTCAACAAGCGTTTGCAGGAGATTTTGCATCTGCATCATCGGCAGATGGTCGGCTGGGATGAGATTTTCCATCCGGACTTGCCGCACGACATTGTTATCCAGTCATGGCAGGGGCCGGACTCGCTGGGGGCCAGCGCGCAGCAGGGGTATCAGGGGATCCTTTCCACCGGCTTCTACCTCGACCAGCCGCAAAGCTCGGCCTACCACTATCGTAATGAGATCCTGCCGCAGCCGCTGGGCGTGGAGCAAAACGTCGCCGAGGGTGAAAAAGCCCAGAGCTGGGCATTCTCCATGCCGCGCCTGAAAGGCAGCGCGGTAGACGGCAGCTTTACGCTGATTGAAGGTAAGCAGGGCTGGCGCGGATTTATTGATTTCAAAGGCAAAACTCGCCGCGCCGTGCGCGATATCCTTTGGCAGAATGACGGCAAAGTCAGTTTCGTGGTAGACACGTGGATGGGTGACACCCGCCCGGTGCTCACCCTGAAAGACGGTAAATTCGACGGCTATTTCCTGATTGGCAACGCGCGCTATCCGGCTACCGGCAGCCAGCTCAGTGCAGTACCGCAAGGCACGCCGCCGGTGGTGCCAGACGCCAAAGGAATGAAAAACATTCTTGGCGGAGAAGCCGCGCTGTGGCAGGAAAATATCACCTCGCAGATTCTCGATCTGAAGCTGTGGCCGCGCGGCTTTGTGGTTGCCGAACGCCTGTGGTCAGCAGAAGATGTGAAAGATATCAACAACATGTATCAGCGTTTGGCGAAGGTGGATGCCTGGTCGGCGGTGTCGGTCGGGCTACAGCAGCATGCCGAAACCACCCGCCTGATGACCCGTCTGGCCAACAGCAGCGACATCACGTCGCTGTTGACCCTCTCCTCGGCCCTCGAGCCAGCGCAGTATTACACCCGCCAGCACCTGAAATTTAAGGCTGGAAACTACACCCAGTTTGAGCCACTGAATCGCCTGGTGGACGCGCTCCCTGCGGAGAGCAACGCGGTGCGCGAGCTGGATAATCAGGTCAAGGCCTTGCTGGCTGACGGCAAAGACGCACAGGCCGCCGCCGCCATTCGCAATCAACTGACGCTGTGGCAGGCCAATACCGCGCAGGTTCAGCCTATTCTGGCGCAAAACTACGTGCTGAAGCCGGTACAGCCGGTGGCGGAGCAGCTTGGCAAGCTGTCCGAGCTGGGGCTGCAATGGCTGGATAAAATCCAGAAAGGCGAGAGCATCACGGCAGAAGAGCGCCAGCAGGCGCAGGCACAGTTGGACGGCGCGGCGCAGATTCAGGATGAGTTGGTGATTGCGGCGGTCTATCCGCTGGAAAGACTGCTGCAGGGCGTGAAGTAAGGGACCGTGCGGCTGGGAGTCCATGATTGCGACAGATTTATAAACCCCGTTGCAACGGAAATAATGATCGGAGGAATGAAAAAAGCCGGAGGGGAAATCTCCGGCTTGGATTTTAGTAGTGATAGCGACAGGCTGCGATCATGATCGCATCTTCGGTCACTGCATAGACTAAACGATGTTCTTCAGTAATGCGCCGAGACCAGAAACCTGTCAGGTTGTACTTTAAGGGTTCAGGTTTACCTTTTCCTGCAAAGGGTTCTCGTTGTATGTCCTTAATGAGTTCGTTAATCCGTTTAACTATTTTTTTATCCGTTTGCTGCCAGTAGAGATAGTCGTCCCAAGACTGGCTGGAAAAGGTAAGTTTCAATCAAGTAGCTCCCTCTCAACGCCTTTGCCTGCCCTCAGTTCATCAATAGAATCCATGAGATGTCTGATGTTGGCTGGTGAGCGTAGCAGGTGAGCTGTTTCTTCTAAGGACTCGTATTCTTCCAACGACATCAGTACGCAAGGCGTCCCGTTTTGGCGAGTGATAAGGATCGGGGCGCGATCCTCTGCCGCCTGCACCATGGTCGTTGAGAGATTCTGACGAGCTTCGCTATAACTAACCGTTCTCATCGTGAATATCCTATATCGGTATGTACGGCATTCATTGTACGTCAATTTGTACAATTGGACAAATTGACGTACAAGTGCTTCTAAGAATTGCCGATTACACCTTCTGGCACGCCGCCGCAGTAAAGATAACGTCGGTGGAGGAGTTCAGCGCGGTTTCTGCCGAGTCCTGAATGATGCCGATGATAAAGCCGACGGCGACCACCTGCATGGCGATGTCATTGGGAATGCCAAACAGGCTACAGGCCATGGGGATCAGCAGCAGCGAGCCGCCCGCCACGCCAGAGGCACCGCAGGCGCAGACCGCCGCCATCACGCTGAGCAGCAGCGCGGTGAGGATATCTACTTCAATGCCCAGCGTGGTAACCGCCGCCAGCGTCAGCACGGTGATGGTGATGGCGGCACCCGCCATGTTGATGGTTGCGCCAAGAGGAATAGAGACGGAGTAGGTGTCTTCATCCAACCCCAGTTTGCGGCACAGATTCATGTTCACCGGAATGTTGGCGGCCGAACTGCGGGTGAAGAAGGCGGTGACGCCGCTCTCGCGCAGGCAGGCGAAGACCAGTGGATAAGGATTGCGGCGGGTTTTTACGAATACAATCAGCGGGTTGAAGACCAGAGCGACCAGCAGCATACAGCCCACCAGCACCACCAGCAGGTGCGCGTAGTCATACAGCGCGCCAAAGCCGCTGGTGGCGAGGGTTTCTGCCACCAAGCCAAAGATACCCAGCGGCGCAAAGCGAATCACCACGCGAACGATTTTCGTCACGGCTTCAGACACATCGCTAATCATCGTCTTACTGGTGTCAGCCGCGTGGCGCATAGCCAGCCCCAGACCAATGGCCCAAGCCAGAATGCCAATATAGTTGGCATCAATCAGTGCGCGGAACGGGTTCGACACGATGCTCATGATCAGCCCTTTCAGCACGTCGACAATGCCGCCCGGCGGGGTGATGGCGACATCGGCGATTTTCAGATCCAGTGTAGAAGGGAACATAAAACTGACCACCACGGCGATCAGCGCCGCCGAGAAAGTCCCGAAAAGGTAGAGAAACAGGATAGGGCCAAGCACGGTTTTACGGCCCAGCGGGTGGTTCATGATCGAGGCAGTCACCAGTACCAATACCAGCAGCGGCGCGACGGCTTTTAATGCGCCGACGAACAAACTGCCGAGCAGCCCGACGGAGGTTGCAGCTGCCGGGGCAAGCCACGCCAGAGCAATACCAGCCAGCAGGCCGAAGAGGATTTGTTTAACCAAACTTGCGTGCAGGATACGTTGAAACAGCGATGGTGTTGATTGTTTTTGCATGTTGTTTTCCTTGTAGTGTTGCACCTTTCCCAATCCTGAGAGGTGGCCTAGCAGAATCTAGCTTAAAAAATAACGGGCACTTCGTGGTGCCCGTTTTGGCTTCTCATATTGCGAGCTATGCCCGCTTATTTTTCTAATTTTGCGCGGTCAGTTCGATGATTGACCCAAGTATTGATCAGCAGCGTCGTTACCAAAATGATCGCGATCACGCCAAGCGATACGCCGACCGGAATATGGAACACATCGAGCAGCAGCATCTTGATACCGATGAAAATCAGAATCACCGCCAGACCGTATTTCAGCATCGAGAAACGTTCCGCCACGCCAGCCAGCAAGAAGTACATGGCGCGCAGGCCGAGGATGGCAAACAGGTTGGAGGTCAGCACAATGAACGGGTCAGTGGTCACGGCAAAGATAGCCGGAATACTGTCTACCGCGAAAATCACGTCGCTGAGTTCCACCATAATCAACACCAGCAGCAGCGGCGTGGCGAACAGCAGGCCGTTGCGACGCACGAAGAACTTCTCGCCGTGCAGCTCATCGGTCATGCGCATTTTACTGCGCAGCCAGCGAATCATCGGCTTCTCGCCAATCTCGCCATCATCCTCTTTCGCCAGCGCCATCTTGATGCCGGTAAACAGCAGGAATGCGCCGAAGACGTAGAGGATCCAGCTGAACTGCCCGACTAACCAGCTGCCCGCGAAAATCATCCCGGTGCGCAGCACTATCGCGCCCAGCACGCCGTAGACCAGCACGCGGCGCTGAAGGTTTGCTGGAACAGAGAAGTAGCTGAA
This window contains:
- a CDS encoding Txe/YoeB family addiction module toxin, coding for MKLTFSSQSWDDYLYWQQTDKKIVKRINELIKDIQREPFAGKGKPEPLKYNLTGFWSRRITEEHRLVYAVTEDAIMIAACRYHY
- the mgtA gene encoding magnesium-translocating P-type ATPase, whose protein sequence is MFKTITQRLLNALSRNLPRRLVRRDPLLGDALQQNVHGGKTQEIPASIANHSLKCARATEDQLYLQFGSHPEGLTGPEVEAIRERVGFNQTDDQQPAPWWQHLWHCYRNPFNLLLTVLGLVSYATDDLTAALVIGAMVLISTLMHFIQEARSNRAADALKAMVSNTATVLRSDAETGRSETCEVPISQLVPGDLIKLSAGDMIPADLRILSAKDLFISQAALTGESLPVEKQANSRMPANTDPLEQDTLCFMGTNVVSGTAMAIVIATGGETWFGQLAERVTQEETQPNAFQAGISKVSWLLIRFMMVMTPIVLVINGYTKGDWWEAALFALSVAVGLTPEMLPMIVTSTLAKGAVKLSKQKVIVKRLDAIQNFGAMDILCTDKTGTLTQDKIVLERHTDVLGVTSDEVLHLAWLNSHYQTGLKNLLDVAVLERGDIANARNSLKVDEIPFDFDRRRMSVVVSDHADSHRLICKGALEEMLSICTLVQLNGEIVPLTDVLLARIRRITDDLNQQGLRVVAVAHKVMPSRTQGYGINDESSLILAGYIAFLDPPKESTAPALKALKNKGVTVKILTGDNPLVARKVCKDVGLKVDEILIGSDIESMDDAQLLAAAESTTVFAKLTPMHKERIVRVLRDKGHVVGFMGDGINDAPALRAADIGISVDSAVDIAKEAADIILLEKSLMVLEQGVTEGRKTFANMLKYIKMTASSNFGNVFSVLVASAFLPFLPMLPLHLLIQNLIYDVSQVAIPFDNVDEEQLAKPQNWNAGDIGRFMVFFGPISSVFDILTFSLMWWVFKANTPEMQTLFQSGWFIEGLLSQTLIVHMIRTRKVPFIQSRASWPLCVMTLLVIVTGIGLIYTPAAGFLQLQALPLSYFPWLILILAGYMVLTQTVKGWFVRRYGWQ
- a CDS encoding beta-N-acetylhexosaminidase, which produces MPLPFRRSLFASSLLLAISASAFAAPAGNLPLMPWPQQVEVAPQAGKWVVDNSLSVAVSGDNLGAIPQRWRERIEQQTGWTLRPQPTDGKQSKIQVVIKHKVDALPKPDSDESYDLDVTPQGATITANSRFGALHGMETLLQLLQNDGENTFLPLVKINDNPRFAWRGVLLDSARHFLPISTIKRQLDGMAAAKLNVLHWHLTDDQGWRFASEHYPKLQQLASDGEFYTVAEMKDVVAYATALGIRVVPEIDMPGHASAIAVAYPELISAPGPYQMQREWGVHEPTLDPSNEQVYKFADTIVGELTAIFPDPYLHIGGDEVKDTQWVNSPAIQAYMKKHNIADSHALQAAFNKRLQEILHLHHRQMVGWDEIFHPDLPHDIVIQSWQGPDSLGASAQQGYQGILSTGFYLDQPQSSAYHYRNEILPQPLGVEQNVAEGEKAQSWAFSMPRLKGSAVDGSFTLIEGKQGWRGFIDFKGKTRRAVRDILWQNDGKVSFVVDTWMGDTRPVLTLKDGKFDGYFLIGNARYPATGSQLSAVPQGTPPVVPDAKGMKNILGGEAALWQENITSQILDLKLWPRGFVVAERLWSAEDVKDINNMYQRLAKVDAWSAVSVGLQQHAETTRLMTRLANSSDITSLLTLSSALEPAQYYTRQHLKFKAGNYTQFEPLNRLVDALPAESNAVRELDNQVKALLADGKDAQAAAAIRNQLTLWQANTAQVQPILAQNYVLKPVQPVAEQLGKLSELGLQWLDKIQKGESITAEERQQAQAQLDGAAQIQDELVIAAVYPLERLLQGVK
- the sstT gene encoding serine/threonine transporter SstT — its product is MQKQSTPSLFQRILHASLVKQILFGLLAGIALAWLAPAAATSVGLLGSLFVGALKAVAPLLVLVLVTASIMNHPLGRKTVLGPILFLYLFGTFSAALIAVVVSFMFPSTLDLKIADVAITPPGGIVDVLKGLIMSIVSNPFRALIDANYIGILAWAIGLGLAMRHAADTSKTMISDVSEAVTKIVRVVIRFAPLGIFGLVAETLATSGFGALYDYAHLLVVLVGCMLLVALVFNPLIVFVKTRRNPYPLVFACLRESGVTAFFTRSSAANIPVNMNLCRKLGLDEDTYSVSIPLGATINMAGAAITITVLTLAAVTTLGIEVDILTALLLSVMAAVCACGASGVAGGSLLLIPMACSLFGIPNDIAMQVVAVGFIIGIIQDSAETALNSSTDVIFTAAACQKV
- the treB gene encoding PTS trehalose transporter subunit IIBC, coding for MSKVNQQAVNRLIELVGGSENIATVTHCITRLRFVLNNPEKADPKAIEELPMVKGCFTNAGQFQVVIGPEVDDYYKALIASSGKDDTGKEAAKVAARQNMSWVERGISHFAEIFFPLLPALISGGLILGFRNVIGDIPMSGGQTLAQMHPMWKTIYDFLWLLGEAIFMFLPVAVCWSTVKKMGGTEILGIVLGITLVSPQLMNSYNLGQQIPEVWNFGWFTIEKVGYQAQVIPSMLAGMALAIIENALKKIVPNYLYLVIVPVVSLILAVFLAHTLIGPFGRMIGDGVAWAVKAVMTGSFAPIGAALFGFLYAPLVITGVHQTTLAIDMQMVQSTGGTPVWPLIAISNIAQAAAVVGIIIASKKHNEREVSVPAAISAFLGVTEPAMYGINLKYRFPMLCAMIGSAVASLICGLSGVTANGIGVGGLPGILSIKPQFWGVFALAMLVATVIPIILTVLVYKRKARKGELAIV
- the treR gene encoding trehalose operon repressor TreR gives rise to the protein MQNRLTINDIARLSGVGKSTVSRVLNHEGNVSPRTRERVLAVIEQHNFSPSKSARAMRGFSDKIVAIIVSRLDSPSENQAVRAMLPLFYEQGYDPIVMESQFSAERVQEHLQVLKQRNIDGVVLFGFSGLEAAMLQGWQDNLVMMAREMPQFSSVCYDDAGAVRLLMDTLLEKGHRQISFIGVSPQDTTTGQLRFQAYQSYCAEHGLTPHMALGKLNYESGFELISQVLLPETDAVICASDTIALGAQKYLQQQNVSGVQVCGIGNNPLLRFLFPNTFSVELGYGKGGESAARQLLTQLSQKTDLRQIIIPGQLAS
- the yefM gene encoding YoeB-YefM toxin-antitoxin system antitoxin YefM; this translates as MRTVSYSEARQNLSTTMVQAAEDRAPILITRQNGTPCVLMSLEEYESLEETAHLLRSPANIRHLMDSIDELRAGKGVERELLD
- a CDS encoding TerC family protein — protein: MMNSVGNPMLWGSFAVVVVIMLAVDLFLQGRKGAQVMTMKSAAMWSLVWIGLSLLFNYGFWWYLNGEFGREVADKQALMFLTGYLLEKALAVDNVFVWLILFSYFSVPANLQRRVLVYGVLGAIVLRTGMIFAGSWLVGQFSWILYVFGAFLLFTGIKMALAKEDDGEIGEKPMIRWLRSKMRMTDELHGEKFFVRRNGLLFATPLLLVLIMVELSDVIFAVDSIPAIFAVTTDPFIVLTSNLFAILGLRAMYFLLAGVAERFSMLKYGLAVILIFIGIKMLLLDVFHIPVGVSLGVIAIILVTTLLINTWVNHRTDRAKLEK